The Argopecten irradians isolate NY chromosome 6, Ai_NY, whole genome shotgun sequence genome has a window encoding:
- the LOC138325168 gene encoding uncharacterized protein, with translation MSTIKMAAPVEACRVCHNQLPAKSRRSIFSPSFHILDQLSQVIGYVALETDGKSKYVCGSCFTKLNRLAKIDFDLVTKLDSLREDKNKLVSELRDRYISSMPQSLMATPKSLKRPKPQQHTPTPRKSKKALWRTPQRSVSKLSEQPQQSETLTAAIESQTTASPIRSKPPSSSVKVKLFTPSKVKVLYRIKDKIRTKVMKEKSSVTMIKGIIHGKPGAAKSIYTALQGPIRKCVLQDIKREISKLTSSLNMSLFRQINHRNLTKFSFESANTEVKIWAPFFHSVISTLVKNSAVGEAVVSALILKFQNTHMTTFQHVIGQVLDHCGATDEVS, from the exons ATGTCAACAATAAAGATGGCGGCGCCCGTGGAGGCATGTCGTGTCTGCCACAACCAGCTTCCAGCGAAGTCTAGGAGGTCGATATTTAGCCCGTCTTTTCACATATTAGACCAGCTTAGTCAAGTGATTGGGTATGTAGCCCTCGAAACAGACGGTAAAAGTAAATACGTGTGCGGCAGTTGTTTTACTAAATTGAACAGATTAGCCAAAATAGACTTCGATTTGGTCACAAAATTAGATTCATTGAGGGAAGATAAGAACAAACTAGTGTCGGAGTTGAGAGACAGGTACATAAGTAGTATGCCCCAAAGTCTAATGGCCACCCCAAAAAGTTTAAAACGACCAAAACCTCAACAGCATACACCAACTCCCAGGAAATCAAAAAAGGCTTTATGGAGAACGCCTCAACGGTCGGTTTCAAAGCTGTCTGAACAGCCTCAACAAAGTGAAACGTTGACAGCTGCCATAGAATCACAGACCACCGCCTCACCTATACGGTCAAAACCACCATCAAGTAGTGTGAAAGTGAAATTGTTCACTCcatcaaaggtcaag GTTTTGTACAGAATCAAAGACAAAATAAGGACGAAGGTTATGAAGGAAAAGAGTTCAGTCACAATGATAAAGGGCATCATACATGGAAAGCCGGGAGCAGCAAAATCTATATACACAGCACTCCAAGGACCAATTAGAAAATGTGTACTTCAGGACATAAAAAGGGAAATATCTAAATTAACCTCAAGTCTCAATATGTCGCTCTTTAGGCAAATTAATCACAGGAATCTAACAAAATTCTCATTTGAATCTGCCAACACTGAAGTAAAGATATGGGCACCATTTTTCCACAGTGTAATATCAACACTTGTGAAAAACTCTGCAGTTGGAGAGGCAGTGGTGTCAGCCCTCATTCTGAAGTTTCAAAACACGCATATGACAACATTCCAACACGTTATTGGACAGGTTCTTGATCACTGTGGTGCTACTGATGAGGTAAGTTAA